In the genome of Mycobacterium kansasii ATCC 12478, one region contains:
- a CDS encoding DoxX family protein has protein sequence MTPYDVGLLILRLVLGLTLAAHGLNKFFGGGRIPGTARWFESIGMKPGRFHATVAASTETAAGLGLAAGLLTPIPAAGFVSLMLVAAWTVHRPNGFFIVKEGWEYNLVLAVSAVVVATLGAGRLSLDWMIFGKNWFDGWGGLLISLGLGLAGAIGQLLIFYRPPVQRTG, from the coding sequence ATGACTCCGTATGACGTCGGGTTGCTGATCCTGCGGCTGGTGCTGGGCCTGACACTCGCCGCGCATGGCTTGAACAAGTTCTTCGGTGGCGGCCGGATACCGGGGACGGCGCGGTGGTTCGAAAGCATCGGTATGAAGCCGGGGAGGTTTCACGCGACGGTGGCCGCCAGCACCGAGACTGCCGCCGGACTGGGGTTGGCCGCGGGTCTGCTCACGCCCATCCCGGCCGCGGGTTTCGTCTCACTCATGCTGGTCGCGGCGTGGACCGTGCACCGGCCCAACGGCTTCTTCATCGTCAAGGAGGGTTGGGAATACAACCTGGTGCTGGCGGTCAGCGCCGTCGTCGTCGCCACCCTTGGCGCGGGAAGGCTCAGCCTGGACTGGATGATCTTCGGAAAGAACTGGTTCGACGGGTGGGGCGGCCTGCTGATCTCACTCGGACTCGGCCTCGCCGGCGCCATCGGGCAGTTGCTGATCTTCTACCGGCCGCCGGTCCAACGAACCGGGTAG
- a CDS encoding pyruvate, phosphate dikinase, with protein sequence MARIPRGRDPLEDPPKRIWKDPVVLLDGQAEHSREVLGNKGHGIDVMRRHALPVPPAFCITTEVGVRYLADPDPTMDAIWDVVIERMGWLEAETSRTFGRGPRPLLVSVRSGATQSMPGMMDTILDLGVNDAVEQALARACTAEFARDTRRRFNRMYRRVTGQHPAEDPYEQLRVGIGAVFTSWNSPRAKAYREHYGRDDQGGTAVVVQAMVFGNQTARSGAGVLSSRNPITGANEPFGDWLPGGQGDDVVSGLVDVEPIATLRDELPAVYDELIEAARRLEQLTSDVPEIEFTVENGKLWLLQTRSAERSAQAAVRLALQLRHDGLIDDAQTLRRVTPAAVEAVLRPALQPETRLAAPLLAKGLPACPGVATGIAYTDVDAALDAAERGEPVILVRDHTRPEDVLGMLAAQGIVTEVGGAASHAAVVSRELGRVAVVGCGHGVAATLAGKQITVDGHEGEVRDGSLSLSAWSENDTPELRELTGIALRLSPLRAHATGDYPRLEDHSEAAVRAAMTAGHRDVVSDTPLIAMLHALRASAD encoded by the coding sequence ATGGCTCGTATCCCGCGAGGCAGGGATCCCCTCGAAGACCCCCCGAAGCGCATCTGGAAAGACCCGGTGGTCTTGCTGGACGGACAGGCGGAACATTCGCGAGAGGTTCTGGGCAACAAGGGCCACGGCATCGACGTGATGCGCCGCCACGCGTTGCCGGTACCGCCCGCGTTCTGCATCACCACCGAGGTGGGGGTGCGGTACCTGGCCGACCCCGACCCGACCATGGATGCGATTTGGGACGTCGTAATCGAGCGGATGGGCTGGCTGGAGGCCGAGACCTCGCGCACGTTCGGCCGAGGGCCGCGGCCGTTGTTGGTCAGCGTGCGCTCGGGCGCCACCCAGTCGATGCCCGGGATGATGGACACCATCTTGGACCTGGGCGTCAACGACGCCGTCGAGCAGGCCCTGGCGAGGGCTTGCACCGCTGAATTTGCGCGTGACACGCGACGGCGGTTCAACCGTATGTATCGGCGAGTCACCGGCCAGCACCCCGCCGAGGATCCATACGAGCAGTTGCGCGTCGGCATCGGGGCCGTCTTCACTTCCTGGAACTCTCCGCGCGCCAAGGCCTATCGCGAGCACTACGGTCGAGACGACCAGGGGGGTACCGCGGTGGTCGTGCAGGCGATGGTGTTCGGCAACCAGACGGCCCGCTCCGGCGCCGGTGTGCTCTCCTCCCGTAACCCGATCACCGGCGCAAACGAACCGTTCGGCGACTGGCTGCCCGGCGGTCAGGGCGACGACGTGGTCTCGGGATTGGTGGACGTCGAGCCGATCGCCACGCTGCGCGACGAGCTACCCGCCGTCTATGACGAGCTTATCGAGGCCGCCCGCCGCCTGGAGCAACTGACCTCAGACGTCCCAGAAATCGAGTTCACGGTTGAAAACGGCAAACTGTGGCTGCTGCAGACCCGGTCCGCCGAGCGGTCGGCGCAAGCCGCGGTGCGGCTGGCTCTGCAACTGCGACACGACGGTCTCATCGACGACGCCCAGACCCTGCGCCGAGTGACCCCCGCAGCCGTCGAAGCCGTGCTGCGCCCCGCCCTGCAACCCGAAACACGCTTGGCCGCACCGCTTTTGGCCAAAGGTCTGCCCGCCTGCCCGGGCGTGGCAACCGGAATCGCCTACACCGACGTGGATGCGGCGCTGGACGCGGCCGAGCGGGGCGAGCCGGTCATCCTGGTGCGCGACCACACCAGGCCCGAAGACGTCCTGGGCATGCTGGCCGCACAGGGCATCGTCACCGAGGTGGGCGGCGCGGCCAGCCACGCGGCAGTGGTCAGCCGCGAGCTCGGCCGGGTTGCCGTCGTGGGTTGCGGCCACGGTGTAGCCGCGACCCTGGCCGGCAAACAGATCACCGTCGACGGACATGAGGGCGAAGTGCGCGACGGCAGCCTGTCGCTGTCCGCGTGGTCGGAAAACGACACTCCGGAGTTGCGGGAACTCACCGGCATCGCATTACGCCTCAGCCCGCTGCGAGCGCACGCCACCGGCGACTACCCGAGGCTGGAGGATCATTCCGAAGCTGCGGTGCGCGCGGCCATGACCGCCGGACATCGCGATGTCGTGTCGGACACGCCACTGATCGCCATGTTGCACGCGCTGCGGGCATCGGCTGATTGA
- a CDS encoding lysoplasmalogenase family protein, which translates to MKFPYATILLSLLALSVTTEVLWMGNISRPPTAIYHIWHVALMLFVITVRLAYQQRLSPQVARYTRILIAGMAMCAVGDVVNSAISGIEPISQKLSTAIILFGAGYTLYVYVLYRFSQPRLAQRGGTGYRMRWFVLMIIAVANTVGWISYVREPVAGHQFLELGSFLFNLVIYTLMISFSIWYFWANRLSLPALPVLIGGLLLPLSDLYLFSTWLAPGQDRNVPTFDLYAANWILYFGGQVLFAFLPACENDAMLSESPQPGNRHAELG; encoded by the coding sequence ATGAAATTTCCATACGCCACAATACTTTTGAGCCTGCTCGCCCTCAGCGTCACAACAGAAGTACTCTGGATGGGTAATATCTCCCGGCCACCCACGGCGATCTATCACATCTGGCATGTGGCTCTGATGCTCTTTGTCATCACCGTACGCCTGGCTTATCAGCAGCGGCTTTCCCCGCAGGTGGCAAGGTATACGCGCATACTGATCGCGGGAATGGCAATGTGCGCCGTGGGAGACGTGGTCAATAGCGCCATATCCGGCATCGAACCCATCAGCCAAAAGCTGTCCACCGCGATCATTCTGTTCGGCGCCGGGTACACCTTGTACGTTTACGTCCTCTACCGTTTTTCTCAGCCCAGACTCGCACAACGTGGCGGAACCGGTTACCGCATGCGGTGGTTCGTCTTGATGATCATTGCGGTGGCCAACACTGTGGGCTGGATCTCGTACGTGCGGGAGCCAGTGGCCGGTCATCAGTTCCTCGAGCTTGGCAGCTTCCTTTTCAACCTCGTCATCTACACCCTGATGATCAGCTTCAGTATTTGGTATTTTTGGGCGAACCGACTCAGCCTGCCGGCGTTGCCCGTACTAATCGGCGGACTGCTTCTCCCGCTATCAGACTTGTACCTGTTCAGCACGTGGCTGGCACCGGGGCAGGATCGAAATGTTCCGACATTCGACCTGTATGCCGCCAACTGGATATTGTATTTTGGCGGACAGGTGTTATTCGCATTCTTGCCGGCCTGCGAAAACGATGCGATGTTAAGCGAATCACCGCAGCCGGGAAACAGACACGCGGAGCTGGGCTAA
- a CDS encoding WS/DGAT domain-containing protein, producing MAAHRMAAVDAQFYWMSAKIPNDQFLLYAFDGEAVAVERAVAQLLDRAHACPQLRMRVHARSALTYPQWVAAGVEPEQVVRHEPTDDSWHGCLAAVTGLADEQLDIRRMPWRVHVFTPVTGIPGVRGAGTVAVVQVAHALGDGARASAMAAWLFGRAAPVAPVTGPRRGVLPWRAAAAAYAHRRLVRDTRSGRLAPSAGSRPLLSTNARPEGVRAVRTLVRQRSQLPGPTVTIAVLAAVSTALSRLLGGSAESLAAEVPMAKPGVPQAHNHFGNVVVGLYPALGHAERVGRIAADVANARRRMRHPAVRAADLAFATIPAVLLRWGVSQFDADARPAQVAGNTVVSSVHRGAADLHFGDAPVVLTAGYPALSPAMGLTHGVHGIGDTIAISVHAAASAIPDIDAYAQLLDAALQ from the coding sequence GTGGCGGCACACCGGATGGCGGCCGTCGACGCGCAGTTCTACTGGATGTCGGCCAAGATTCCCAATGACCAGTTCCTGTTGTATGCCTTCGACGGTGAAGCCGTGGCTGTCGAGCGGGCTGTCGCGCAGCTCCTGGACCGGGCCCACGCCTGTCCGCAGCTGCGGATGCGGGTCCACGCCCGATCTGCCCTGACCTATCCGCAGTGGGTTGCCGCGGGTGTCGAGCCCGAGCAGGTGGTCCGCCACGAGCCGACCGACGACAGTTGGCATGGCTGCCTGGCGGCCGTCACCGGGCTGGCCGACGAGCAGCTCGATATTCGCCGGATGCCTTGGCGGGTCCACGTATTCACCCCGGTGACCGGGATTCCGGGGGTCCGGGGCGCGGGCACCGTTGCGGTCGTCCAAGTCGCGCATGCGCTCGGCGACGGCGCGCGCGCCTCGGCGATGGCGGCCTGGCTGTTCGGGCGGGCGGCTCCGGTGGCGCCGGTCACCGGGCCGCGGCGGGGTGTCCTGCCCTGGCGGGCCGCCGCAGCGGCCTACGCGCACCGCCGGCTGGTTCGCGACACCAGGTCCGGGCGGTTGGCGCCGAGTGCCGGTTCGCGGCCGCTGCTTTCCACCAACGCCCGGCCCGAGGGTGTGCGAGCGGTGCGCACACTGGTGCGGCAGCGCTCGCAATTGCCCGGTCCCACAGTGACTATCGCGGTGCTGGCCGCCGTGTCCACGGCGCTGTCCCGGCTGCTCGGCGGGTCGGCCGAATCGCTGGCAGCAGAAGTGCCGATGGCTAAACCGGGTGTGCCGCAGGCGCATAACCATTTCGGCAACGTCGTCGTCGGCCTGTACCCGGCGCTCGGTCACGCCGAGCGGGTTGGGCGGATAGCCGCCGATGTAGCCAATGCCCGCCGCCGCATGCGACATCCCGCCGTGCGGGCGGCCGACCTGGCCTTCGCTACCATTCCGGCAGTGCTATTGCGGTGGGGCGTCAGCCAATTCGATGCCGACGCCCGGCCGGCCCAAGTGGCCGGCAACACCGTCGTATCCAGTGTGCACCGCGGAGCCGCGGATCTCCATTTCGGTGACGCGCCGGTGGTGCTGACGGCCGGCTATCCGGCACTGTCACCGGCGATGGGGCTGACCCACGGGGTGCACGGTATCGGCGACACGATTGCGATCAGTGTCCACGCGGCCGCGTCGGCAATACCCGATATCGACGCCTATGCGCAATTACTTGACGCCGCCCTGCAATGA
- a CDS encoding alpha/beta fold hydrolase, whose product MPEPHWIDVPGAGADLKALTWGPAGAPIALCLHGFPDTPYGWRKVAPRLAKAGWRVVAPFMRGYAPSSIPADGCYHVGALMHDALRVRAAAGGTDDDVVIGHDWGAIAATGLAAMPDSPFARAVIMSVPPAAAFRPLGRVPDRGRLARELPHQLLRSWYIAYFQLPWLPERSAAWLPTLLWRRWSPGYYAEEDLRHVDAAIGTPESWRAALGPYRATIRNTRPPAAYAELNRWWTEPPRLPSLYLHGRDDGCATPAFTHWTENVLPAGSDVAIVDHAGHFLQLEQPEKVAELILTFVGTPG is encoded by the coding sequence ATGCCTGAACCCCACTGGATCGACGTCCCGGGCGCCGGTGCTGATCTCAAGGCCCTGACCTGGGGCCCGGCCGGCGCCCCGATCGCCTTGTGCCTGCATGGCTTTCCCGACACCCCATACGGCTGGCGCAAGGTCGCTCCTCGGCTGGCGAAGGCGGGTTGGCGGGTCGTCGCACCCTTCATGCGGGGATATGCGCCGTCGTCGATTCCGGCCGACGGCTGTTATCACGTGGGTGCGCTGATGCACGACGCGCTGCGGGTGCGCGCGGCCGCCGGCGGAACCGACGACGACGTGGTGATTGGGCACGACTGGGGCGCGATCGCCGCCACCGGTCTGGCCGCGATGCCCGACAGCCCGTTCGCCCGGGCGGTCATCATGTCGGTGCCGCCCGCGGCGGCATTCCGGCCGCTGGGCCGGGTACCCGACCGCGGGCGGCTGGCCCGCGAGCTCCCGCATCAGCTGTTGCGCAGCTGGTACATCGCCTACTTCCAGTTGCCCTGGCTGCCCGAGCGGTCCGCCGCGTGGCTACCCACGCTGTTGTGGCGCCGGTGGTCGCCGGGTTATTACGCCGAGGAGGATCTGCGCCACGTCGACGCCGCGATCGGCACACCGGAGAGCTGGCGAGCGGCGCTAGGCCCATACCGGGCCACCATCCGTAACACCCGGCCGCCGGCCGCCTACGCCGAGTTGAACCGATGGTGGACCGAGCCGCCGCGGTTGCCGAGCCTGTACCTGCATGGTCGCGACGACGGTTGTGCCACACCAGCTTTCACGCATTGGACCGAGAACGTGCTGCCCGCCGGCAGCGACGTGGCGATCGTCGACCACGCCGGGCATTTCCTGCAGCTGGAACAGCCGGAGAAGGTGGCCGAGCTGATCCTGACGTTCGTCGGCACACCCGGGTGA
- a CDS encoding PPE family protein: protein MMFASLPPEVNSGRMYTGPGAESMLVAASAWETVAGELYATAASVDSMICGLISGPWLGASATAMAAAAASYVAWLKTTAAQAEQAAAQARAAVAAYLTAHAMTVPPALVAANRAQLESLIATDVLGQNAPAIAATEAQYGEMWAQDAAAMYCYAAGSTAATTLTPFTAPAEISDPSGQVANLAALVQATGNSVATEITNAVAQLTSAVPAALAGIGGMAAPSALPSWVSDLQTVMSIFGTPFFASTSLAGLGMSMLSNLKGLFPAAAAAGAQIATSVAQTGTGALTSSSLTAAVSAGLGNATTVGALSVPQSWAATAPVAPAATAAAATPLPRSALAAAVDVLDAASPGTLLGGMPLAQLSSRGMTGGPSRLEFGSLRVLPEVVG, encoded by the coding sequence ATGATGTTCGCGTCGTTACCCCCAGAAGTCAACTCGGGCCGGATGTATACCGGTCCCGGAGCGGAGTCGATGTTGGTCGCGGCGAGCGCCTGGGAGACGGTTGCCGGCGAGTTGTACGCCACGGCGGCGTCGGTCGACTCGATGATCTGCGGGCTGATCAGCGGCCCGTGGCTGGGTGCCAGCGCGACGGCCATGGCGGCCGCCGCCGCCTCGTACGTGGCATGGCTGAAAACCACTGCCGCCCAGGCCGAGCAGGCCGCGGCCCAGGCAAGAGCCGCGGTGGCGGCCTATCTGACAGCGCATGCGATGACGGTCCCGCCGGCGCTGGTCGCGGCCAACCGCGCTCAGCTGGAGTCGCTGATCGCCACCGATGTGCTGGGTCAGAACGCCCCGGCGATCGCGGCTACCGAGGCCCAATACGGCGAAATGTGGGCCCAGGACGCGGCCGCGATGTACTGCTACGCCGCCGGCTCGACGGCGGCGACCACATTGACCCCGTTCACCGCGCCGGCCGAGATCTCCGACCCGTCCGGCCAGGTCGCGAACCTGGCCGCGCTGGTCCAGGCCACCGGCAACTCCGTGGCGACCGAAATCACCAACGCCGTTGCGCAGCTGACGTCCGCGGTGCCCGCCGCCCTGGCCGGCATCGGCGGTATGGCGGCGCCGTCGGCGCTGCCGTCATGGGTGAGCGACCTGCAGACCGTGATGAGCATCTTCGGGACGCCGTTCTTCGCCTCCACCTCGCTGGCCGGGCTGGGGATGTCGATGTTGTCGAACCTCAAGGGTCTGTTCCCCGCGGCGGCCGCCGCCGGCGCCCAGATCGCGACGTCGGTCGCGCAGACTGGAACCGGCGCGCTGACGTCGTCGTCGCTGACCGCGGCGGTCTCGGCCGGGTTGGGCAACGCGACCACGGTCGGCGCCCTGTCGGTGCCCCAGAGCTGGGCCGCCACGGCCCCCGTGGCCCCGGCGGCCACCGCCGCGGCGGCAACGCCGTTGCCTCGGTCGGCGCTGGCCGCCGCGGTCGACGTACTGGACGCCGCAAGTCCGGGAACGCTGTTGGGCGGAATGCCGTTGGCGCAGTTGAGTTCCCGAGGCATGACCGGTGGCCCGTCCCGGCTGGAGTTCGGCTCGCTGCGGGTGCTGCCGGAGGTGGTCGGCTGA
- a CDS encoding TetR/AcrR family transcriptional regulator has product MSNADTVRRRAKTGATQRRILDAATEVFAARGFTAATMADVVAKSGASIGSIYHHFGGKSELFLAIFEQLADDVERRIEAAMQHALRTGPDGADPRHALQLHVRAYLEAMWDNRCRARVLSSGDTPAGFETVRRDRMSAAFRRLLAVLPPDTSLRSQLLSRLLMATIAESSLMIADCENPDDVAPIIDTAIEWIARLTK; this is encoded by the coding sequence GTGAGCAATGCGGACACTGTCCGCCGACGGGCCAAAACGGGCGCCACTCAGCGGAGGATCCTGGATGCGGCAACCGAGGTTTTCGCGGCCAGGGGCTTCACCGCGGCGACGATGGCCGATGTGGTGGCCAAGTCAGGTGCCAGCATCGGCAGCATCTACCACCATTTCGGCGGCAAGAGCGAACTGTTTCTGGCGATCTTCGAGCAGCTGGCCGACGACGTGGAACGCCGTATCGAGGCGGCGATGCAGCACGCCCTCCGGACCGGCCCGGACGGCGCGGACCCGCGACACGCACTGCAACTTCACGTGCGGGCCTACCTGGAGGCGATGTGGGACAACCGATGCCGGGCCAGGGTGTTGTCGTCCGGCGACACGCCCGCCGGATTCGAGACCGTCCGCCGCGACCGGATGTCGGCCGCCTTCCGCCGCTTGCTAGCCGTGCTGCCGCCCGACACGTCGCTGCGCAGCCAACTGCTGAGCCGCCTTCTGATGGCGACGATCGCCGAGTCGTCGTTGATGATCGCCGACTGCGAGAACCCCGACGACGTCGCGCCGATCATCGATACGGCGATCGAATGGATCGCCAGGCTCACCAAGTAG
- a CDS encoding VOC family protein, with protein MPSITPALWFDHNLEEAAQFYTSVFPNSHVESFNRYTEAGPGEPGAVVSGTFVLDGVRFVGINGGPEFRFTEAVSFMVDCKDQDEVDYYWDRLTQGGEESQCGWCKDRFGLSWQIVPARLYELLTDPDPAVATAATTAMLGMRKIVIAELERAAAQV; from the coding sequence ATGCCATCGATCACGCCCGCACTCTGGTTCGACCACAATCTGGAAGAGGCGGCCCAGTTCTACACCTCGGTGTTCCCGAACTCGCACGTCGAGAGTTTCAATCGCTACACCGAGGCCGGCCCGGGTGAACCGGGCGCGGTGGTGTCGGGCACCTTCGTCCTGGACGGGGTGCGGTTCGTCGGCATCAACGGTGGCCCGGAATTCCGCTTCACCGAGGCGGTGTCCTTCATGGTCGACTGCAAGGACCAGGACGAGGTCGACTACTACTGGGACCGGCTGACCCAAGGCGGCGAAGAATCGCAGTGCGGCTGGTGCAAAGACCGCTTCGGGCTGAGCTGGCAGATCGTCCCGGCCCGGCTATACGAGCTGCTCACCGACCCCGATCCTGCCGTGGCGACCGCGGCGACCACCGCGATGCTCGGCATGCGCAAGATCGTCATCGCCGAATTGGAAAGGGCCGCAGCGCAAGTGTGA
- a CDS encoding SLC13 family permease, giving the protein MSTAAWMTSITLLAATLMFTLNRWPMEIVALGSAFALVVVGVISPDQMISGFSSPTVILIASLLIVAEALDATGVTAWVSGIIDSSAGNSRSRALVLTMTVAALMGTVITATGATAALVPSAVKVCQRMGMTPSRMLMPLAFAAKVGPLLILVGSPINIMIAHAIGNTTGMTVGFFTFGILGAPLLLATVVITSVLVWLLPPRRSVSQSADLSSHGETLAQHYGLDHVFHLRPTKSSPLVGARISDQAIRADRIKLIPSARGGPTLAARFDRTITEGELLTVIGDRSSIESYAQKNALEIVDQHSGSEPLKNFLNVQGGIVEVMIPPRSRYVHQEVNAGQRLLETDVVVLAAHRLDHEIHLPAKLNVGDTLLVEGSWDSLEATSANPDVLLVDAPSEVRRQTVKLGRGSGRAIAIAVTMVALMATALLTPAVAGILAAIMVILTGVIAPEDAYRRVQWGTVFLIAGILPMSTAVEQSGLADVIAGTIVDAVGRLGPAAILAVIFVVGMLLTQVLTGIPATLIMIPITLSVAKTVGVSPVPLLMGVLIGCSAAFLTPVAAPANAIIMGPGGYRFMDYLKLGLPVTIVFFLAAVIYTPLFWPF; this is encoded by the coding sequence ATGTCCACCGCCGCTTGGATGACCTCGATAACGCTACTGGCCGCGACACTCATGTTCACGCTCAATCGATGGCCAATGGAAATAGTCGCTTTGGGCTCCGCCTTCGCGTTGGTCGTCGTCGGCGTGATATCACCAGATCAAATGATTTCTGGGTTCTCCAGCCCGACCGTAATTCTCATAGCCTCGTTATTGATCGTTGCCGAAGCGCTGGATGCTACCGGTGTAACCGCGTGGGTGTCAGGAATCATTGATTCGAGCGCTGGCAATAGCAGAAGCCGTGCGTTGGTCCTAACTATGACGGTGGCAGCGTTGATGGGGACTGTCATAACTGCGACCGGCGCAACAGCGGCGTTGGTTCCCAGCGCGGTCAAGGTCTGCCAGCGCATGGGAATGACTCCGTCACGAATGCTTATGCCGCTGGCCTTCGCTGCAAAGGTGGGGCCGCTGCTTATCCTGGTGGGTTCACCGATCAACATCATGATCGCTCATGCCATCGGAAACACCACGGGCATGACGGTCGGCTTTTTCACATTCGGAATACTCGGTGCGCCACTTCTCCTTGCAACTGTCGTAATCACCTCGGTCTTAGTGTGGTTGCTGCCCCCTCGCAGGTCCGTGTCCCAGTCCGCGGATCTGTCGAGCCACGGGGAGACCCTCGCCCAGCATTATGGCCTTGATCATGTGTTCCATCTTCGGCCTACAAAGAGCAGTCCGTTGGTCGGTGCGCGGATCAGTGACCAGGCTATACGAGCTGACCGCATCAAGTTGATACCGTCAGCTCGTGGTGGACCAACGCTAGCAGCTCGGTTCGATCGCACTATTACGGAAGGGGAACTCCTTACCGTAATTGGTGATCGATCATCGATCGAAAGCTATGCCCAGAAGAATGCACTGGAAATTGTTGATCAACACTCGGGTTCGGAGCCCCTCAAGAACTTTCTCAACGTCCAAGGCGGCATCGTCGAGGTCATGATCCCCCCGAGATCGCGCTACGTACACCAGGAGGTGAATGCAGGCCAGCGGCTGCTTGAAACCGATGTCGTAGTGCTGGCGGCGCATCGGCTCGACCACGAGATTCATCTGCCCGCGAAACTCAATGTCGGCGACACGCTTTTAGTCGAAGGGTCATGGGATAGTCTCGAGGCTACATCGGCGAACCCTGATGTACTTCTCGTTGATGCACCCAGTGAGGTGCGTAGACAAACGGTCAAACTCGGACGGGGGTCCGGACGAGCGATCGCAATTGCAGTCACAATGGTTGCGTTGATGGCTACGGCGTTACTCACCCCCGCAGTAGCCGGAATATTGGCAGCAATTATGGTCATCCTTACCGGCGTCATCGCACCAGAAGACGCCTACCGCCGAGTCCAGTGGGGCACCGTCTTTTTGATCGCAGGGATTCTCCCGATGTCGACTGCCGTCGAGCAGTCCGGCCTTGCTGACGTCATAGCGGGCACCATTGTGGACGCTGTGGGCCGCCTCGGGCCGGCTGCGATACTCGCGGTGATCTTCGTTGTCGGCATGCTGCTGACTCAAGTCCTTACTGGTATCCCAGCAACGCTGATCATGATCCCCATCACACTTTCGGTCGCAAAGACGGTTGGCGTTAGCCCCGTACCCCTCTTGATGGGCGTGTTGATCGGTTGTTCTGCGGCATTTCTCACGCCTGTCGCCGCTCCGGCCAACGCCATCATCATGGGACCTGGCGGATATCGATTCATGGATTACCTCAAACTTGGCCTGCCGGTGACCATCGTTTTTTTCCTCGCAGCCGTCATTTACACACCGCTGTTTTGGCCCTTCTGA
- a CDS encoding helix-turn-helix domain-containing protein yields the protein MERQPPTLRLDQNRRRGPRTTQLVSSTNSWCGTLVSCPGIHLHSCNCWLSTLVNANSVDEYDDSGATKRGRTNTELVLTDEECETLTRWALRRKSAQALALRARIVLACAEGLSNTEVAARERVSRPTVGKWRCGSLTRGWTGWRTHGLTCTSPRPTRRGATRSSVGSRC from the coding sequence GTGGAACGACAACCCCCAACCCTTCGCCTGGACCAAAACCGCCGACGAGGTCCTCGAACGACTCAACTCGTATCTTCAACGAATTCCTGGTGCGGGACACTAGTGTCCTGCCCAGGAATTCACTTACATAGTTGTAACTGCTGGTTGTCGACCCTGGTCAACGCGAATTCCGTTGATGAATACGATGATTCGGGTGCGACGAAGCGAGGGCGAACGAATACGGAGCTGGTGCTGACCGATGAGGAGTGCGAGACGCTGACCAGGTGGGCACTTCGGCGCAAGTCGGCGCAGGCGTTGGCGTTACGGGCGCGGATCGTGCTCGCCTGTGCCGAGGGGCTCTCTAACACGGAGGTGGCGGCGCGGGAGCGGGTTTCGCGGCCGACGGTGGGTAAGTGGCGCTGCGGTTCCTTGACCCGAGGCTGGACGGGCTGGCGCACCCACGGTCTAACGTGCACTTCACCCCGACCTACTCGTCGTGGCGCAACCAGGTCGAGCGTTGGTTCGCGCTGCTGA